One candidate division WOR-3 bacterium genomic region harbors:
- a CDS encoding helix-hairpin-helix domain-containing protein, which translates to MLFVFLIFTNNQIDLNRAKLEDIYRLPLDSALSQIIYNHRQIYGPFRSVYELLNVPGMDPENFEKIKPLVKIAVPFPPRVEWGSIIAEQKKLASEEPPSKSAIDEWEDLLFSPFNINKARYDDLILIDRMTPIDAQAVLKTISQKEIKSSRDLRQVNGLSYYSYVSLRRYVQYTDIIDKKFHGSARLRLENNNRLDTGEGDENIATRISYLEQAKLELDNTILNLKNYYGWQDDACEGLRKQIDTSVILLKQLKAEPEYSLRLKGNYEKKLRLGIIHQPNKDFTKGYIGLGDVGPIYRFYLGNYRVVWGEGIMVDNTDEYRARVFSRTTGIYGDLTEAKNYVFTGTAGSFFLPLPKNAGNIKPSFFYSTAQRDAILNPDGTVWRSIFNYYDFDYLKNQLNEQVAGVNLRISPLEKINPGTYIALEGMVLDYPEDKINPDPKWIDIPLDKYDPWFYPEITQLSKSSRRYYYGSEFSVPFKNTYLAGEYVIQRDSMENKAVAYIFKSRLQYDYFYLNVLYRYFSPDYDNPFNRGFSEYRRFEDTPFERPYALVNPEFISMYDDPTPKPEKGIFFETRYQLTRNITLTRAYLDLFENVCHNLNNLRGYFEFEFQPIFPVRIRYSEKYIRKYLPRIIQPTLSYTLETSIRVLFYLSNFDNLGIEYRNGNVYMTASENEDMELSGGFLNLSFEHNFLTGFTVEGGLVLWKTDGMSQWIFEDTGIDFLSDRGIKYYIAASQKIGNLLTKFKFRKKDTFIEHNGLYNNPDLYYPDLPGARVDDFINYENSIRINLQIDYLF; encoded by the coding sequence ATGCTTTTCGTTTTTCTTATTTTTACAAACAACCAGATTGACCTTAATAGGGCAAAACTTGAAGACATATACAGATTGCCCTTGGATTCTGCTCTCTCCCAGATTATTTATAATCATCGTCAGATTTATGGTCCTTTTAGATCGGTATATGAATTGCTCAATGTTCCCGGGATGGATCCTGAGAATTTTGAGAAGATAAAGCCGCTTGTGAAGATTGCAGTTCCTTTTCCCCCAAGGGTTGAATGGGGTTCAATCATTGCTGAACAGAAGAAACTCGCGAGTGAGGAACCGCCTTCAAAGAGTGCGATTGATGAATGGGAAGATCTGTTATTTTCGCCATTCAATATCAATAAAGCCCGTTATGATGATTTAATTCTTATTGACCGTATGACACCGATAGATGCCCAGGCAGTTTTAAAAACAATTTCACAAAAGGAAATCAAATCATCCCGAGATTTGAGGCAAGTCAATGGATTGAGTTATTATAGTTATGTATCATTGAGAAGGTATGTCCAATATACAGACATAATTGATAAGAAATTTCATGGTTCAGCAAGGTTAAGACTTGAAAATAATAATCGCCTTGATACTGGTGAAGGTGATGAGAATATCGCCACCAGAATTTCTTATCTTGAACAGGCAAAATTAGAACTTGATAATACAATATTGAATCTGAAAAATTATTATGGATGGCAGGATGATGCGTGTGAAGGATTGAGAAAACAGATCGATACTTCGGTTATCTTATTAAAACAACTTAAGGCCGAGCCAGAATATTCATTGAGATTGAAGGGAAATTATGAAAAGAAATTGAGACTGGGAATTATTCATCAACCGAATAAAGATTTCACTAAAGGATATATTGGACTCGGTGATGTCGGACCGATTTATAGATTTTATCTGGGGAATTATCGGGTTGTGTGGGGAGAAGGGATAATGGTTGATAATACAGATGAATATCGGGCGCGGGTCTTTTCAAGGACAACAGGTATTTATGGTGATTTGACAGAAGCGAAGAATTATGTATTTACTGGCACTGCCGGGAGTTTTTTTCTACCATTACCGAAGAATGCAGGGAATATCAAACCTTCGTTTTTTTACTCCACTGCCCAGCGTGATGCAATATTAAACCCTGATGGCACGGTCTGGCGGAGTATCTTCAATTACTATGATTTTGATTATCTCAAGAATCAATTGAATGAGCAGGTTGCTGGTGTGAATCTGAGAATCTCGCCTTTGGAAAAGATCAATCCTGGTACATATATCGCACTGGAAGGAATGGTTCTCGATTATCCTGAGGATAAAATAAACCCTGACCCGAAATGGATTGATATACCCCTTGATAAATATGACCCCTGGTTCTATCCGGAGATAACGCAACTGTCAAAGAGTTCAAGAAGATACTATTATGGAAGCGAGTTTTCGGTGCCCTTTAAAAATACATATCTTGCCGGAGAATATGTAATACAGAGAGATTCAATGGAGAATAAGGCAGTTGCATATATTTTCAAATCAAGGCTCCAGTATGATTATTTTTATCTCAATGTTTTATACAGGTATTTCAGTCCTGATTATGACAATCCTTTTAATCGTGGTTTTTCCGAATACCGGAGGTTTGAAGATACACCATTTGAAAGACCTTATGCACTTGTGAATCCCGAATTTATTTCTATGTATGACGACCCAACACCAAAACCAGAAAAAGGCATATTCTTTGAGACTCGTTATCAACTGACCAGGAATATTACATTGACCCGTGCGTATCTGGATTTGTTTGAGAATGTGTGCCATAATTTAAACAATCTAAGAGGATATTTTGAATTTGAATTCCAGCCGATTTTTCCGGTTAGGATAAGGTATTCAGAAAAATATATCAGAAAATATCTGCCGAGGATAATCCAACCAACGCTTTCTTATACCCTTGAAACCTCAATCCGTGTATTGTTTTATCTTTCTAATTTTGATAATCTCGGTATAGAATACCGGAATGGTAATGTCTATATGACAGCCTCAGAAAATGAAGATATGGAATTGAGCGGCGGATTTTTGAATCTTTCATTTGAACATAATTTTCTTACGGGTTTTACAGTTGAAGGTGGACTGGTTTTGTGGAAGACCGATGGAATGAGCCAATGGATATTTGAAGATACGGGTATAGATTTTCTCTCAGATAGGGGGATAAAATATTATATTGCTGCATCTCAAAAAATCGGTAATCTATTGACCAAATTCAAATTCCGTAAAAAAGATACTTTCATTGAACACAACGGATTATACAACAATCCGGATTTATACTATCCGGATTTACCCGGGGCAAGGGTGGATGATTTTATAAATTATGAAAATAGCATTCGCATAAACCTACAAATAGATTATTTGTTTTAA
- a CDS encoding T9SS type A sorting domain-containing protein, which produces MTENPVLFYAYAWNPHGIVENITQIPKKFGLEIIPNPVSGQTEIIYTTPKSGDVSIQLYSVDGRMVQTIDQKYKEGGKHRMVLSVREFTSGIYVVILNVDNQRTTGKLVVTR; this is translated from the coding sequence ATGACCGAAAATCCGGTTCTGTTCTATGCCTATGCCTGGAATCCACACGGTATTGTAGAGAATATAACTCAAATACCGAAGAAATTTGGTCTGGAGATTATCCCGAATCCGGTGAGCGGTCAGACTGAGATTATATATACCACACCAAAATCAGGCGATGTTTCAATCCAGTTATATAGCGTGGATGGCAGGATGGTTCAGACCATTGATCAGAAATACAAAGAAGGTGGTAAACACAGAATGGTGCTCAGTGTTCGTGAATTCACAAGCGGCATCTATGTTGTTATACTCAATGTTGATAATCAAAGGACTACTGGTAAACTGGTTGTCACACGCTGA
- a CDS encoding IS4 family transposase, which yields MKKSIKIFYKTHNHILQLKNFMNILLSPLHKNPLKTLQLLTATFVDIRKPVLCELARQLPVPVKFKTNLNRLWRFFAKSKFTLEDAYAGIIPYFLEWLKSRKYLEILIDWTKVGNYSVLYLSLPYQKRAIPLFWRVVDYLNDEHWQNRVERECLGVFISLVPQYLWRQIVIVADRGFGKVEFIKFLKGLGVNFVIRVKGDVWVKYGRFSGCIKGMRLGKNETMWWQEVLYHKVVQERINLVLRYDSNDPWYLVTDLADSEEVIAIYGHRMRIEESFRDFKNERYFSLRAAGLKGVVKMEKLILVAVVAYMFVILLGAVSERIKEFIDLVSMVKKGNKKLLSSFRLGLELLNKLDLSKYPWLFHFKKLCPTES from the coding sequence ATGAAAAAATCCATTAAAATTTTCTATAAAACCCATAATCATATCCTTCAGCTAAAAAACTTTATGAATATCTTACTCTCACCGCTCCACAAAAACCCACTCAAGACCCTCCAATTGCTCACGGCAACTTTTGTTGACATCCGTAAACCAGTCCTGTGTGAATTGGCGCGCCAATTACCGGTTCCGGTTAAATTCAAGACTAATTTAAATAGACTCTGGCGTTTCTTTGCCAAAAGCAAATTTACACTTGAAGATGCTTACGCGGGTATCATTCCTTATTTTCTGGAGTGGCTCAAAAGCCGAAAGTATTTAGAGATTCTTATTGATTGGACGAAAGTGGGTAATTACTCGGTACTTTATTTATCCTTGCCTTACCAGAAACGGGCGATTCCGCTTTTTTGGCGGGTGGTTGATTATCTGAACGATGAGCATTGGCAGAATCGGGTTGAGCGTGAGTGTCTTGGGGTATTTATTAGTTTGGTGCCGCAGTATTTATGGAGGCAGATTGTGATTGTAGCGGACCGTGGTTTTGGGAAGGTAGAATTTATTAAGTTTTTGAAGGGTTTGGGTGTTAATTTTGTGATTCGTGTGAAGGGTGATGTTTGGGTTAAGTATGGTAGATTTTCTGGCTGTATAAAGGGCATGCGTTTAGGGAAGAATGAAACAATGTGGTGGCAGGAGGTTTTGTATCATAAGGTGGTGCAGGAGCGGATAAATCTTGTTTTGAGATATGATTCAAATGATCCCTGGTATTTGGTAACTGATTTAGCTGATAGTGAGGAGGTGATAGCGATTTATGGGCATCGGATGCGGATTGAGGAGAGTTTTCGTGATTTCAAGAATGAGAGATACTTTTCATTAAGGGCGGCTGGTTTAAAGGGTGTTGTTAAGATGGAAAAGTTGATTTTAGTGGCTGTGGTTGCGTATATGTTTGTGATTCTTTTGGGTGCGGTTAGTGAACGGATAAAGGAGTTTATTGATTTGGTTTCTATGGTTAAAAAGGGTAATAAGAAATTGTTAAGCAGTTTCCGATTGGGTTTAGAATTATTGAATAAGCTGGATTTATCCAAATATCCGTGGCTTTTTCATTTCAAAAAATTATGCCCAACCGAATCTTAA
- a CDS encoding T9SS type A sorting domain-containing protein — translation MGGWLLFFGFLISGFVQKWYIPKGLDFGAGGKICSRDVDRDGHYELIFATYVGGGYTLYFYKYIPPNTWQVDSLPHPNHPLNLWDIGDFDGDGLYDIVTQRGEAKRWWEGISIFESPDSFSYPTQEVWRDTVGQGLVVPICVYDIDKDGIPEIVKVLGDYIHLHIYESVDDNLYDKIAEITTSVPNNSSSTLAFSDFDSDNQNEFVWGYSAGQYSIFECIGNNSYHEIISQQLPTRNIKDCFTVPDADGDGKLEFVVKGFVFDTNPFSAFIFEATGNNTYEIVKTFVLSGLVSWWYGGGYSDVGDVDGDSVPEIALEADAYVYLIKSCGDDSFYLWDTLPGNYNGSCVRVTNDLDNNGLNEIVISGGNQTRIYEKTPEVAWFCPEPYDTFWANDTVYPRWRLDETIALDSLRLYWAHYQFGCHLIYEGLPTDTMCAWVVPDTQANMANYLWLVVKGNGRYDSTYSPVFCIRRTQGVKEITISQSTIRNPKLEIHPNPFTNHCVIKFQIPNPKSQTNPNSQISNKSAIRNPKSEILLMVYDVTGRVVKQFNHLTIQPFNQIVWSGDDDSGQKVSSGVYFIKYEEKKSKEIIYQKVIKID, via the coding sequence ATGGGAGGATGGCTCTTATTTTTCGGCTTTTTAATTTCTGGTTTCGTGCAGAAATGGTATATTCCAAAAGGATTGGATTTTGGAGCGGGAGGAAAAATTTGCAGCAGGGATGTTGACCGAGATGGGCATTATGAACTCATCTTTGCTACATATGTTGGTGGCGGATATACACTTTATTTCTACAAATATATACCACCCAACACTTGGCAAGTTGATTCGCTTCCGCATCCCAATCACCCACTTAATTTATGGGATATTGGCGATTTTGATGGTGATGGTCTTTATGATATTGTTACGCAGCGTGGCGAGGCGAAACGTTGGTGGGAGGGTATTTCCATCTTTGAATCCCCTGATTCCTTTTCCTATCCCACCCAGGAGGTCTGGCGGGATACGGTGGGACAGGGGTTAGTTGTTCCAATCTGTGTTTATGATATTGATAAAGATGGAATACCTGAGATTGTTAAGGTACTGGGTGACTACATCCACCTCCATATCTATGAATCTGTAGATGATAATCTTTATGATAAAATCGCAGAAATTACAACTTCTGTACCCAATAATTCATCGTCCACTCTCGCCTTCAGTGACTTTGATTCAGATAATCAAAATGAATTTGTCTGGGGTTATTCTGCAGGACAATACAGCATTTTTGAGTGCATTGGAAACAATTCTTACCACGAAATCATTTCACAGCAACTCCCCACCCGCAACATCAAAGACTGCTTTACCGTTCCTGATGCCGATGGTGATGGGAAGTTAGAGTTTGTGGTAAAGGGATTTGTTTTTGATACAAATCCGTTTAGTGCCTTTATCTTTGAGGCAACAGGTAATAATACCTACGAGATTGTAAAAACTTTTGTCCTTTCGGGATTAGTTAGCTGGTGGTATGGTGGTGGTTATTCTGATGTGGGCGATGTAGATGGCGATTCTGTACCTGAGATTGCACTTGAGGCTGATGCCTATGTCTATCTCATCAAATCCTGTGGCGATGATTCTTTTTATCTCTGGGACACATTACCTGGCAATTACAATGGCTCCTGTGTGCGGGTGACAAATGATTTGGATAATAATGGTTTGAATGAGATTGTAATCTCCGGCGGCAATCAGACCAGAATCTATGAGAAGACGCCTGAGGTCGCCTGGTTCTGTCCCGAGCCCTATGACACATTCTGGGCAAATGACACGGTCTATCCGCGATGGAGACTTGATGAGACAATTGCCCTTGATTCATTGAGATTATATTGGGCACATTATCAGTTTGGTTGCCATTTGATTTATGAAGGATTACCAACAGATACGATGTGTGCTTGGGTAGTTCCTGATACCCAGGCTAATATGGCAAACTATCTCTGGTTGGTGGTTAAGGGTAATGGGCGATATGATTCCACATATTCCCCAGTCTTTTGTATCAGACGTACACAGGGCGTCAAAGAAATCACAATTTCGCAATCCACAATCCGAAATCCGAAATTAGAAATCCATCCCAATCCATTTACAAATCACTGCGTGATTAAATTCCAAATTCCAAATCCCAAATCCCAAACAAATCCCAATTCCCAAATTTCAAACAAATCCGCAATTCGCAATCCGAAATCCGAAATTTTATTAATGGTTTATGATGTTACGGGACGGGTGGTTAAACAATTTAACCATTTAACCATTCAACCATTTAACCAGATTGTCTGGTCGGGTGATGATGATTCTGGTCAAAAGGTTTCCAGTGGAGTATATTTTATAAAATATGAAGAGAAAAAAAGCAAGGAGATTATTTATCAGAAAGTAATCAAGATAGATTAG
- a CDS encoding T9SS type A sorting domain-containing protein, translating into MGDKGYSIQATQDGGFIIAGSTYSFGAGNTDIYLIKTDAFGNVEWQRTFGSANYDEAWSVIQTSDLGYVVTGSYDEDGAGDIYLIKIAQNGNPQWVKEINLGFQEWGQSVIETADGGFAIVGGQVGPDPGQVLLVKADNLGNVTWTKTYGLTNQIDCGFCIQQVYENYEYKFVIAGSVYNPNTTSRDVWLLKTDEYGNLLWEKRFGYNDWDDGKYVTKTNDQGYILCGTVRYAGAIFLWLIKTDVQGNLVWEKKLRPTTTSAARGYIVKQTGDGGYIAVGEAMLTTNWDVYIVKVNSRGNIEWQKTIDYGNNYDDHGYSLDIIANNEYIIAGATFLNPYGPPYYDLYLVKLGPMLNDTDDPLSLAYNGNRHLVREPNTERLHLVYTRLDSVIYQYSSDGGINWTAPLAIGEGKFPAITLSSSNLPSVTWTDDIGGLWYKRKINLTQWSVIYHLYDPWAYWQARLNSPPSIAITPHTTGDSVHILCTMHSPANGPINWVGEYAFRIDQPLSGSFSEIEGGAGATAGPIRYNPSIARSSIDNSLHAVWQRADTICYATREIGQNWQNWGPRFEQDGLRSAHPFVECYGDMVYVVWEHKVTPWLMEDVYKGWTRSDIQPPNFYWDNLSRTPDLPSRMPVNASGTFTVYAEMPSPPLDTWYEVYYKVHPDDERYNISQTLEERSYYPHSVARFTSSRTYLYTAWLEGSGIPYEIRFKKLQYIPTELPAYLTSVNGNEIPSPYLVQRDSFISTWQIPVDIGYQTITYRFPLEPGYRYKIKAVAYHETSGQWREWVKIDGKLKHLIKYNAYEPESLQFWIPPAFYKDGKIDVVFERISGDFATAGSIYIYQYEYEEEATELASGPMAQESHTLNNIGLAIFPNPFRDKLNIRYTISDAGQGFSLAIKIYDVSGGLIKQFNNPSEKIIWDGRDEYGRKVTPGVYFLKVDNPDTKQTFTHKLIKLE; encoded by the coding sequence ATGGGGGATAAAGGATATTCTATTCAAGCAACTCAGGATGGTGGCTTCATAATTGCAGGCTCAACTTATTCATTCGGTGCTGGTAACACTGATATCTATCTTATCAAAACAGATGCATTCGGCAATGTAGAATGGCAAAGGACCTTTGGGAGTGCAAATTATGATGAAGCGTGGTCTGTCATACAAACGAGTGACTTAGGATATGTAGTTACGGGTAGTTATGATGAAGATGGAGCGGGCGATATTTATCTTATTAAGATTGCACAAAATGGTAATCCTCAGTGGGTTAAAGAAATAAATTTAGGCTTTCAGGAATGGGGACAATCTGTTATAGAGACTGCGGATGGTGGTTTTGCTATTGTCGGTGGGCAAGTGGGCCCAGACCCGGGGCAAGTTCTACTTGTAAAAGCAGACAATCTTGGAAATGTAACATGGACGAAAACGTACGGTTTAACAAACCAGATAGATTGCGGTTTTTGTATTCAGCAGGTTTATGAAAACTACGAATATAAATTTGTTATTGCTGGTTCGGTATACAATCCCAATACAACAAGCCGCGATGTCTGGCTCTTAAAAACTGATGAATATGGTAACTTATTGTGGGAAAAAAGATTTGGTTATAATGATTGGGATGATGGCAAGTATGTAACGAAAACAAATGACCAGGGATATATTCTTTGCGGTACTGTTAGGTATGCTGGGGCGATTTTCTTGTGGCTAATTAAAACCGATGTTCAAGGCAATTTGGTGTGGGAGAAAAAATTACGACCTACCACCACCTCAGCTGCTCGGGGATACATCGTAAAACAGACAGGTGATGGCGGATATATTGCAGTGGGAGAGGCGATGTTGACCACCAACTGGGATGTTTATATTGTTAAAGTAAATAGCAGGGGGAATATTGAGTGGCAAAAGACAATTGATTATGGAAACAATTATGATGACCATGGTTACTCTTTGGATATAATAGCCAACAACGAATATATTATTGCTGGCGCCACATTCCTTAACCCCTACGGTCCTCCATACTACGATCTCTATCTTGTCAAACTCGGTCCAATGCTCAATGATACCGATGACCCATTATCGCTTGCTTACAATGGTAACCGACATTTAGTTCGTGAACCCAATACTGAAAGATTGCATCTGGTCTATACCCGGCTGGATTCGGTAATCTATCAATATTCTTCAGATGGTGGTATAAATTGGACAGCGCCCCTTGCCATCGGTGAAGGGAAATTTCCGGCGATTACATTGAGTTCAAGTAATCTACCTTCGGTCACCTGGACTGACGATATTGGTGGTTTATGGTATAAGCGGAAGATTAACCTAACTCAATGGAGCGTTATCTATCATCTCTATGACCCCTGGGCATACTGGCAGGCTCGTTTGAATTCACCGCCTTCAATCGCCATTACACCTCATACTACCGGTGATAGTGTTCATATTCTTTGCACGATGCATAGTCCGGCAAACGGACCGATAAATTGGGTTGGTGAATATGCATTCCGGATTGACCAGCCGTTGTCGGGTTCGTTCTCAGAAATTGAGGGCGGTGCTGGTGCTACGGCTGGACCGATTCGCTATAATCCATCAATTGCCCGAAGTAGCATAGATAATTCCCTCCATGCAGTCTGGCAGAGGGCTGATACAATCTGCTATGCGACAAGAGAAATTGGACAGAATTGGCAAAACTGGGGACCACGGTTTGAACAGGATGGTCTCCGCTCCGCCCATCCCTTTGTTGAATGCTATGGTGATATGGTCTATGTGGTCTGGGAGCATAAAGTGACACCATGGCTAATGGAGGATGTATATAAAGGATGGACACGCAGTGATATTCAGCCGCCGAATTTCTATTGGGACAACCTCAGCCGAACACCTGACCTACCTTCAAGGATGCCGGTGAATGCCTCGGGGACATTCACGGTCTATGCTGAAATGCCATCACCGCCCCTTGATACCTGGTATGAAGTCTATTATAAAGTCCATCCTGATGACGAGCGTTATAACATAAGCCAAACCCTTGAGGAAAGGTCATATTATCCGCATTCCGTTGCAAGGTTTACAAGTTCAAGGACCTATCTTTACACTGCCTGGCTTGAAGGTAGTGGCATACCTTACGAAATCAGATTCAAGAAACTGCAATATATTCCAACCGAACTTCCGGCATATCTCACTTCAGTCAATGGCAATGAGATACCCTCGCCCTATCTTGTCCAACGCGACAGTTTTATCTCTACTTGGCAGATTCCAGTGGATATTGGCTATCAGACAATCACTTACAGATTCCCGCTTGAGCCCGGCTATCGGTATAAAATCAAAGCGGTTGCCTATCATGAAACTTCGGGTCAGTGGCGAGAATGGGTAAAGATAGACGGTAAATTAAAACATTTAATCAAATACAATGCCTACGAGCCCGAGAGCCTTCAATTCTGGATTCCGCCGGCATTCTATAAGGATGGCAAGATTGATGTGGTCTTTGAGCGGATTTCTGGCGACTTTGCAACTGCCGGTTCAATCTACATTTATCAGTATGAATATGAAGAAGAAGCAACAGAACTTGCTTCTGGTCCAATGGCGCAGGAATCCCATACACTGAACAATATCGGTCTTGCAATCTTTCCCAATCCATTCAGAGACAAATTGAATATCAGATACACGATATCAGATGCAGGGCAAGGCTTCAGCCTTGCAATAAAAATCTACGATGTTTCTGGAGGGTTAATAAAGCAATTCAACAATCCATCTGAAAAAATCATCTGGGATGGCAGAGATGAATATGGTAGAAAGGTTACGCCCGGCGTATACTTCCTGAAAGTTGATAATCCTGATACCAAACAGACATTCACACACAAACTCATAAAACTGGAGTAG